From the Hevea brasiliensis isolate MT/VB/25A 57/8 chromosome 15, ASM3005281v1, whole genome shotgun sequence genome, one window contains:
- the LOC110664157 gene encoding uncharacterized protein LOC110664157 produces the protein MGAYCNGDVSLHPVNGLSPSHNLRLLKQVHDNVHGNIYMDPFCLKFMDTEQFQRLRELKQLGATHLVYPGAVHSRFEHSLGVYWLAGEAVERLKNYQGLELGIDYFDIQTVKLAGLLHDVGHGPFSHLFEREFLPRVLNGAKWSHEQMSAKMIDHIVDEHYIDVDSEMMRRVKEMILASSEFTQRRDTKEKCFLYDIVANGRNGIDVDKFDYIVRDCRACGLGCSFEFQRLMETMRVMGDEICYRAKDYLTIHKLFATRADLYRTVYTHPKVKAIELMMVDALLKANDYLQLSSYIQDPSEYWKLDDTIIKTIETAPDEQLRESRDLILRIRRRNLYQFCNEYAVPRDKVENFKDVTAQDIVCSQKNGGVLLKEDDIAVSNVRIDLTRGRHNPLESINFFKDYESEEKFSIPDDRISHLLPTSYQDMIVRVYSKKPELVAAVSEAFENFQLRTYGIKAQVHATPEKKKRRT, from the exons ATGGGAGCTTATTGCAATGGAGATGTCTCTTTGCATCCCGTCAATGGACTTTCCCCCTCTCACAATCTCCGATTACTCAAGCAAGTTCACGACAATGTCCATGGCAACATATATATGGATCCC TTCTGTTTGAAATTTATGGATACCGAGCAGTTTCAGAG GCTTCGAGAGCTCAAGCAACTAG GTGCAACCCACCTGGTTTATCCTGGGGCTGTGCATTCTAGGTTTGAGCATTCTCTTGGTGTATATTGGCTTGCCGGTGAAGCTGTGGAAAGGCTGAAAAATTACCAG GGTTTGGAGTTAGGTATTGATTACTTTGATATTCAGACAGTGAAGCTTGCAG GACTTCTGCATGATGTGGGCCATGGTCCTTTCAGTCACTTGTTTGAACGTGAGTTTCTCCCCAGGGTTCTAAATGGTGCAAAATG GTCTCATGAACAAATGTCTGCAAAAATGATTGACCATATTGTTGACGAGCACTATATTGATGTTGACTCTGAAATGATGAGAAGAGTTAAG GAGATGATACTAGCTAGCTCAGAATTTACACAAAGAAGA GACACAAAGGAGAAGTGCTTCTTGTATGATATTGTTGCAAATGGTCGAAATGGAATCGATGTGGACAA GTTTGATTACATTGTCCGTGATTGTCGAGCTTGTGGTCTAGGATGTAGTTTTGAGTTTCAGAG GTTAATGGAGACAATGCGAGTTATGGGTGATGAGATTTGCTATCGCGCGAAGGACT ATCTTACCATTCACAAGTTGTTTGCCACCCGTGCTGATCTTTATCGCACAGTTTATACTCATCCAAAAGTAAAG GCAATAGAACTTATGATGGTTGATGCCTTGTTGAAAGCAAATGATTATCTGCAACTGTCATCTTACATTCAAGATCCTTCAGAATATTGGAAG TTAGATGACACGATAATCAAAACTATTGAGACAGCTCCTGATGAACAACTAAGGGAATCTAGGGATTTGATCCTGCGGATACGCAGGAGAAATTTGTACCAG TTTTGCAATGAGTACGCTGTTCCTAGGGACAAGGTGGAAAATTTCAAAGATGTCACTGCACAGGATATTGTTTGTTCCCAG AAAAACGGTGGTGTGCTACTGAAGGAAGATGATATTGCAGTAAGCAATGTTAGGATTGATTTGACTCGTGGAAGGCATAATCCTCTTGAAAG CATCAATTTTTTCAAG GATTATGAAAGTGAGGAGAAATTTTCCATACCTGATGATCGCATCAGTCACTTGCTGCCTACATCTTATCAAGATATGATAGTGAGGGTCTACTCAAAAAAGCCTGAACTG GTAGCAGCAGTCTCTGAGGCTTTTGAAAATTTCCAGTTGAGAACTTATGGGATTAAGGCACAAGTGCATGCAACTCCAGAGAAGAAGAAACGTCGGACATGA